The Symphalangus syndactylus isolate Jambi chromosome 11, NHGRI_mSymSyn1-v2.1_pri, whole genome shotgun sequence genome contains a region encoding:
- the SPATA2L gene encoding spermatogenesis-associated protein 2-like protein, with amino-acid sequence MGSSSLSEDYRLCLERELRRGRAGVCGDPSLRAVLWQILVEDFDLHGALQDDALALLTDGLWGRADLAPALRGLARAFELLELAAVHLYLLPWRKEFTTIKTFSGGYVHVLKGVLSDDLLLKSFQKMGYVRRDSHRLMVTALPPACQLVQVALGCFALRLECEILGEVLAQLGTSVLPAEELLQARRASGDVASCVAWLQQRLAQDEEPPPLPPRGSPAAYRAPLDLYRDLQEDEGSEDASLYGEPSPGPDSPSAELAYRPPLWEQSAKLWGTGGRAWEPPAEELLQASSPPYGALEEGLEPEPSAFSFLSLRRELSRPGDLATPESSAGASPRRIRAEGVPASAYRSVSEPPGYQAHSCLSPGALPTLCCDTCRQLHAAHCAALPACRPGHSLRVLLGDAQRRLWLQRAQMDTLLYNSPGARP; translated from the exons ATGGGCAGCAGCTCGCTGTCCGAGGACTACCGCCTGTGCCTGGAGCGCGAGCTGCGACGGGGCCGCGCGGGCGTGTGCGGGGACCCCTCGCTGCGCGCGGTGCTCTGGCAGATCCTGGTGGAGGACTTCGACCTACACGGGGCGCTGCAGGACGACGCGCTGGCGCTGCTCACCGACGGGCTGTGGGGCCGCGCCGACCTGGCGCCCGCGCTACGCGGCCTGGCCCGCGCCTTCGAGCTGCTGGAGCTCGCCGCGGTGCACCTGTACCTGCTGCCCTGGAGGAAGGAGTTCACCACCATCAAG ACCTTCTCCGGGGGCTACGTGCACGTGCTGAAGGGTGTGCTCTCAGACGACCTCCTCCTGAAGAGCTTCCAGAAGATGGGCTACGTGCGCAGGGACAGCCATCGGCTCATGGTGACTGCCCTGCCCCCCGCCTGCCAGCTGGTGCAGGTGGCCCTGGGCTGCTTTGCCCTCCGGCTGGAGTGTGAGATCCTGGGCGAGGTGCTGGCCCAGCTGGGCACCAGTGTGCTGCCAGCTGAGGAGCTGCTGCAGGCACGGCGTGCCAGCGGGGACGTGGCCTCCTGTGTGGCCTGGCTGCAGCAGCGGCTGGCCCAGGATGAGGAGCCGCCACCCCTGCCCCCCCGAGGCTCCCCTGCTGCTTACAGGGCCCCACTGGACTTATACCGGGACCTGCAAGAGGACGAGGGGTCGGAGGACGCCAGCCTGTATGGGGAGCCGTCACCAGGCCCTGACTCACCCTCGGCGGAGCTGGCCTACAGGCCGCCACTCTGGGAGCAGAGTGCCAAACTGTGGGGCACTGGGGGCCGGGCCTGGGAGCCCCCAGCTGAGGAGCTGCTGCAGGCCAGCAGCCCACCCTATGGGGCCTTGGAGGAGGGTCTGGAACCTGAACCCTCcgccttttccttcctctctctgcgCCGTGAGCTGAGTAGGCCTGGGGACCTGGCCACCCCTGAAAGCTCTGCAGGGGCCAGCCCGAGGCGTATTCGGGCAGAGGGGGTACCAGCCTCAGCCTATAGGTCTGTCTCTGAGCCCCCAGGCTACCAGGCACACAGCTGCCTGTCCCCTGGTGCCCTGCCCACCCTCTGCTGCGACACCTGTCGCCAGCTGCACGCTGCCCACTGTGCAGCCCTGCCCGCCTGCCGTCCGGGCCACTCGCTGCGTGTGCTGCTTGGCGACGCCCAGCGGCGCTTGTGGCTACAGCGTGCACAGATGGACACTCTGCTCTACAACAGCCCCGGGGCCCGGCCCTAG